The following proteins come from a genomic window of Alosa sapidissima isolate fAloSap1 chromosome 20, fAloSap1.pri, whole genome shotgun sequence:
- the mcee gene encoding methylmalonyl-CoA epimerase, mitochondrial — protein MASPLLKVAVRGLSKCIGLCHTSPSLRAFSSSTLLRQGVPPSLWKLGRLNHVAIAVPDLEKATALYRDVLGAQVSATVPLPEHGVYTVFVELGNTKLELLHPLGEKSPIAGFLQKNKSGGMHHICIEVDDIKAAILALKAQNIRMLSAEPRIGAHGKPVMFLHPKDCDGVLVELEEA, from the exons ATGGCGTCTCCCTTGCTGAAGGTTGCAG TGAGAGGTCTTTCCAAGTGCATAGGCCTATGCCACACATCACCATCTCTCAGAGCCTTCTCTTCATCAACTCTACTCCGTCAGGGAGTTCCACCCTCACTCTGGAAGCTCGGTAGGCTGAATCACGTCGCAATAGCCGTGCCGGACCTGGAGAAGGCCACCGCCCTGTACCGCGACGTGTTGGGTGCCCAGGTGAGCGCTACCGTGCCACTGCCGGAGCATGGCGTGTACACCGTGTTTGTGGAGCTGGGCAACACCAAGCTGGAGCTCCTGCATCCGCTGGGGGAGAAGAGCCCCATAGCTGGATTCCTACAGAAGAATAAGTCTGGGGGAATGCATCATATCTGCATAGAG GTTGATGACATCAAGGCAGCCATATTGGCTCTGAAAGCACAGAACATCCGCATGCTTTCTGCAGAGCCGAGGATAGGGGCCCATGGGAAACCAGTCATGTTCCTGCACCCCAAAGACTGTGATGGTGTgctggtggagctggaggaagCTTAA